The Zygosaccharomyces rouxii strain CBS732 chromosome G complete sequence genome contains a region encoding:
- the RTS1 gene encoding protein phosphatase 2A regulatory subunit RTS1 (similar to uniprot|P38903 Saccharomyces cerevisiae YOR014W RTS1 B-type regulatory subunit of protein phosphatase 2A (PP2A)) has protein sequence MMRGFKQKLIRKATGGSSSTNNKKKDKEKESSTSGGVSRSGSTSSNSSSAQNTGIGGGSSNRSSLEKTRNPQGSSGSSSSSSKQHSSSSNSNKQKTSSSGSNGSSSRGSNNNSRNATPVSSSSRTSGGGSTTPGPGTTSRSDNGSSTPTLTVTRDGSRQQQPNASPQTNSANGSQPTFIGATAAVPPSSPTGGGGGGGGGSPPVFASPLQSSAASMTGSAKDLAGPQASPSSPTGIDIPRSSHSFERLPTPTKLNPDSELDLIKIPQRHSSSRFEPSRYTQLAKLPDFESVSPEETIPLFIAKVDQCNTMFDFNDPSFDIQGKEIKRTTLQELIEFIVTNRFTYTHEMYAHVVAMFKVNLFRPIPPPVNPIGDVYDPDEDEPVNELAWPHMQLVYEFFLRFVESPDFNHQIAKQYIDQDFIIKLLELFDSEDIRERDCLKTTLHRIYGKFLSLRSFIRRSINNIFLQFTYETERFNGVAELLEILGSIINGFALPLKEEHKIFLVRVLIPLHKVRCLSLYHPQLAYCIVQFLEKEPLLTEEVVMGLLRYWPKINSTKEIMFLNEIEDIFEVIEPLEFIKVEVPLFVQLAKCISSPHFQVAEKVLSYWNNEYFLNLCIENAEVILPIIFPALYELTSQLEIDTANEEDGTSDPYMLVEQAINSGSWNRAIHAMAFKALKIFLETNPVLYENCNSLYISSVKETQKRKQERQEEWHRLEEYVQKLRVSGNAPAKAPVGGVPFHSSTTTTTTTAAVPTAILSSNNSTISSHDEGLKVTNPSRTKDFETTAAGAQLQYNQQQR, from the coding sequence ATGATGCGTGGATTTAAGCAAAAGCTTATAAGAAAGGCGACTGGTGGTTCTTCCAGCACAaataataagaagaaagacaAGGAGAAGGAGTCCTCGACGTCGGGAGGTGTTAGTAGAAGTGGATCGACAAGTTCTAACTCGAGTTCCGCTCAAAATACCGGTATTGGGGGCGGTTCGAGTAATAGATCTTCATTAGAAAAAACCAGAAATCCACAAGGGAGCTCTGGTTCGTCTTCGTCCTCTTCTAAGCAACATTCTTCCTCATCTAATTCAAACAAGCAAAAAACCAGTTCTAGTGGTAGTAAtggttcatcttcaagagGTTCAAACAATAATAGTAGAAATGCGACACCGGTTTCTAGCAGTTCAAGGACGAGCGGCGGTGGGTCTACTACTCCAGGACCTGGAACGACCTCGAGATCAGACAATGGTTCAAGCACACCAACCTTAACGGTCACTAGAGATGGATCAAGACAACAACAGCCAAACGCTTCACCACAGACGAATTCTGCAAATGGTTCTCAACCTACTTTTATTGGTGCTACTGCGGCAGTACCTCCCAGCTCTCCTACGGGCGGCggcggtggtggtggtggtggatcCCCACCCGTTTTTGCATCTCCTTTACAATCTAGTGCTGCTTCCATGACAGGCTCAGCAAAGGATCTCGCTGGACCTCAAGCATCACCATCGTCGCCAACGGGTATAGATATTCCGAGATCGTCtcattcttttgaaagattacCCACGCCGACTAAATTAAACCCTGATAGTGAATTAGACCTCATTAAGATACCTCAACGTCATTCATCATCAAGATTTGAACCTTCACGTTATACACAATTGGCGAAGTTACCTGATTTTGAATCAGTTTCACCAGAGGAAACAATCCCACTTTTCATCGCTAAAGTTGATCAATGTAATACTATGTTTGATTTCAACGATCCCAGCTTTGATATTCAAggtaaagaaatcaagCGTACcactttacaagaattaatTGAATTTATCGTGACAAATAGATTCACCTACACGCATGAAATGTACGCTCATGTGGTTGCCATGTTTAAAGTCAACCTTTTCAGGCCCATCCCACCTCCAGTAAACCCAATCGGTGATGTTTATGATCCTGACGAAGACGAGCCGGTCAATGAATTGGCATGGCCGCACATGCAACTAGTTTATGAATTTTTCCTAAGATTCGTGGAAAGTCCTGATTTCAACCATCAAATTGCCAAGCAGTACATCGATCaagattttatcattaaattGTTAGAACTATTTGATAGTGAGGATATTAGAGAAAGAGACTGTCTCAAGACCACATTGCATAGAATATATGGGAAATTTTTGTCATTGAGAAGCTTTATTCGCCGGTCCATCAATAACATTTTCTTACAATTCACCTATGAAACTGAAAGGTTCAACGGTGTTGCTGAACTTTTAGAGATCTTGGGGTCTATTATTAACGGATTTGCTTTACCTTTGAAGGAAGAACACAAGATTTTCTTAGTTAGGGTCTTAATTCCACTGCATAAAGTTCGCTGTTTATCATTATACCATCCACAATTGGCCTATTGTATTGtgcaatttttggaaaaggaacCGTTACTAACTGAAGAAGTTGTCATGGGTCTACTACGTTATTGGCCAAAGATTAATTCGACAAAGGAAATTATGTTTTTAAAcgaaattgaagatatttTTGAAGTCATTGAACCATTAGAATTTATTAAGGTGGAAGTTCCactttttgttcaattggCAAAATGCATTTCATCGCCACATTTCCAAGTGGCTGAAAAAGTTTTAAGTTATTGGAATAATGAATATTTTTTGAACCTATGCATTGAAAACGCTGAAGTGATTTTACCGATCATTTTCCCGGCGCTCTACGAATTAACTTCACAATTGGAGATAGATACGGCAAATGAGGAAGATGGAACCTCGGATCCATATATGCTTGTTGAACAAGCAATTAATTCTGGCTCTTGGAATAGAGCCATCCATGCTATGGCTTTTAAGGCTTTAAAGATTTTCCTAGAAACAAACCCCGTACTTTACGAAAATTGTAATTCATTGTACATCTCTAGCGTTAAAGAAACTCAAAAACGTAAGCAAGAACGACAAGAAGAGTGGCACCGTTTAGAGGAATATGTGCAAAAATTGAGAGTTAGTGGTAATGCGCCAGCAAAGGCACCAGTAGGTGGGGTACCTTTCCATTcttccaccaccactacAACTACAACTGCAGCGGTCCCAACAGCTATATTATCTTCAAACAACTCAACCATATCATCTCATGACGAAGGTCTTAAAGTGACAAATCCTTCGAGAACAAAGGATTTTGAGACGACTGCTGCTGGAGCCCAATTACAGTACaatcaacaacaaagaTAA
- a CDS encoding uncharacterized protein (similar to uniprot|Q04170 Saccharomyces cerevisiae YDR391C Hypothetical ORF), which produces MSALTPPTHSIDLETGKHSRTVQPLDSLEELDQASKTLCRAFADSSANDYLLRKFFKLSLDEPMSRCRLNAMLTYLIAWYHDLGGEVVQAKDFDAVGVWSSPGRHLPHTYSDDPKFNEIFFERLDERKLEVLPAGMDYYYLFMIGKDPTQRNVRGSVRKILEDYKKRADEDNCACILEAINEHAKSVYEYFGYKVVQEFKFGEGEINEDGTLDPNGKGFTAYLMIYYKAPELLKIN; this is translated from the coding sequence ATGTCAGCTCTAACTCCACCAACACATTCGATTGACCTCGAGACGGGGAAACATTCAAGAACCGTCCAACCACTGGATAgtcttgaagaattggatcaGGCTTCTAAGACGCTTTGTAGGGCATTTGCAGATTCATCAGCTAATGATTATTTGCTaaggaaatttttcaaactaTCATTAGATGAACCAATGTCCAGATGCCGCTTAAATGCAATGCTAACATATTTGATAGCATGGTACCATGACTTGGGAGGTGAAGTCGTGCAGGCCAAGGATTTTGATGCCGTTGGTGTTTGGTCGTCGCCTGGACGTCATCTACCACATACCTACAGTGATGATCCCAAATTTAACGAAATTTTCTTCGAAAGATTAGATGAGCGCAAGTTGGAAGTATTACCAGCGGGAATGGACTATTACTACCTTTTCATGATTGGTAAAGATCCTACACAACGCAACGTCAGAGGTTCCGTGAGGAAAATCTTAGAGGATTATAAGAAAAGGGCTGACGAAGATAATTGCGCATGTATCTTAGAGGCCATTAATGAGCATGCAAAATCCGTTTACGAATATTTCGGCTACAAAGTCGTTCAAGAATTTAAATTCGGTGAAGGCGAAATTAATGAAGACGGTACATTGGACCCAAACGGTAAAGGTTTCACGGCATACCTGATGATTTATTACAAGGCTCCAGAACTCTTGAAAATAAACTAA
- a CDS encoding uncharacterized protein (similar to uniprot|P32837 Saccharomyces cerevisiae YDL210W UGA4 Permease that serves as a gamma-aminobutyrate (GABA) transport protein involved in the utilization of GABA as a nitrogen source catalyzes the transport of putrescine and delta-aminolevulinic acid (ALA) localized to the vacuolar membrane) — protein sequence MSDSKSLRISPVPSLGKGDVQVYTSAGRIRSIRSRTGAGEVNYINAATSNDDNQLLAEIGYKPELERKFSTLQVFGIAFSIMGLLPSIASELDDGLAGGPVSTVWGWFIAGIFIFLVGVTMAENSSAIPTAGGLYFWTYHYAPEGYKAAISFVIGIGNSLALAAGVCSIDYGFAEEVLAAVVVSKDGNWDITQGKLYGVYAGCVILTIMVTCVASGWLAKMQSISIYSNLFIIVLFLIALPIGTKVNRGGFNDGSFIFGKFENLSDWSNGWQFFLAGFTPIVWTISSFDSCVHQAEEAKDASKAVPIGIMGSIFVCWILGWVINIVLMACIDKDMNRVMNSPYQLGMAQIIFDSLGKNWTIAFLALMAFCQFLMGASSMTAASRQIWAFARDDGMPLSNILKKVDSKFHVPFYASICSGLMSLVLGLLILIDDAAAEALFSLAIAGNYLAWVTPNFLRLTWGRDVFRPGPFYLGKFWSPVVNWTTVVFMAFIIIMVMFPTQKNGINKENMNYACVIGPGTWLLSLIYYWVYKKKEYHGPKSNLDDEEYADAVGPEVLDAILSTDYSTGYKAV from the coding sequence ATGTCTGACAGTAAAAGTCTGAGGATATCTCCAGTCCCCTCCCTTGGGAAAGGTGACGTACAAGTTTATACATCTGCAGGTCGTATCAGATCTATTCGTTCGAGAACTGGAGCAGGTGAGGTAAATTACATCAATGCAGCTACCtctaatgatgataatcaGTTGTTGGCAGAAATTGGGTATAAGCCTGAACtggaaagaaaattttccactttacAGGTCTTCGGTATTGCATTCTCAATCATGGGTCTATTGCCCTCGATTGCCAGTGAACTAGATGACGGTCTTGCTGGTGGTCCAGTTTCTACAGTTTGGGGGTGGTTTATTGCCggtatcttcatctttttagTTGGTGTAACCATGGCCGAGAATTCAAGCGCAATTCCAACGGCCGGTGGTCTTTATTTCTGGACTTATCATTATGCGCCTGAAGGTTATAAAGCAGCGATATCGTTTGTAATTGGTATTGGAAATTCGTTAGCTTTGGCTGCAGGAGTTTGTTCCATCGATTACGGATTTGCAGAAGAGGTGCTGGCCGCCGTTGTTGTTTCCAAAGATGGGAACTGGGATATAACCCAAGGTAAATTGTATGGTGTGTATGCGGGATGTGTGATCCTCACCATCATGGTAACGTGTGTTGCATCGGGATGGTTAGCAAAGATGCAATCCATTAGTATCTACTCGAATTTGTTTATCATCGTGTTATTTTTGATTGCCCTACCCATTGGTACGAAGGTTAATCGTGGTGGATTTAACGATGGGAGCTTCATCTTTGGCAAATTTGAGAACTTGAGCGATTGGTCTAACGGCTGGCAATTTTTCTTGGCTGGGTTTACACCTATTGTTTGGACTATTAGTTCTTTTGATTCCTGTGTACATCAGGCAGAAGAAGCAAAGGATGCCTCCAAAGCTGTCCCCATTGGTATTATGGGGTCGATCTTTGTATGTTGGATCTTAGGATGGGTTATTAACATTGTTTTGATGGCATGTATTGATAAGGACATGAACCGTGTTATGAATAGCCCTTACCAATTGGGTATGGCACAGATTATATTTGATTCGCTGGGTAAAAACTGGacaattgcatttttagcTCTAATGGCCTTCtgtcaatttttgatgGGAGCATCCTCCATGACTGCAGCTTCAAGACAAATATGGGCTTTCGCAAGGGATGACGGTATGCCATTATCCaacattttgaagaaggttgATTCTAAATTCCATGTTCCCTTTTATGCTTCTATCTGTAGTGGGCTAATGTCCTTAGTTTTAGGTCTATTGATTCTAATCGATGATGCTGCCGCTGAAGCACTTTTCAGTCTTGCCATCGCAGGTAACTATTTGGCGTGGGTAACTCCCAACTTCTTAAGACTTACCTGGGGCAGAGATGTCTTCAGACCTGGTCCGTTTTATTTGGGTAAATTTTGGTCACCGGTGGTCAATTGGACCACAGTGGTTTTTATGGcattcatcatcattatgGTTATGTTCCCAACTCAAAAGAATGGCATTAACAAGGAAAATATGAACTACGCTTGTGTCATTGGACCTGGTACCTGGCTCCTCTCACTGATATATTACTGGGTCTACAAGAAAAAGGAATACCATGGTCCTAAATCCAACTTGGACGATGAAGAGTATGCTGACGCTGTTGGACCTGAAGTTTTGGACGCTATTCTGTCTACCGATTACAGTACAGGTTACAAGGCTGTGTGA
- the SPO7 gene encoding Nem1-Spo7 phosphatase regulatory subunit SPO7 (similar to uniprot|P18410 Saccharomyces cerevisiae YAL009W SPO7 Integral nuclear/ER membrane protein of unknown function required for normal nuclear envelope morphology and sporulation) has translation MENLQSKLDETEANLEVSKKSTSTARSSRLNVSGSSISSQAGSERKRSSSRTSSGKNVKSSSDITSASKIFRNLLILEDDLRHQAHRQKILKWEFTLFLSSLAGVAGFAFYELYFTHDAITGFHRFILQFLLLFIAITVALFHLGGEYKRTIVIPRRFFTSTNKGVRQFNVKLVKVHSTWNEQFTDYVRFVSRNVAFINIYMLTKTLRLSESNALVTFWRSVTIRSQPRIGAVDVKLVLNPRAFSAEVREGWEIYRDEFWAREGARRRKTRL, from the coding sequence ATGGAGAATCTCCAGTCCAAGTTGGACGAAACGGAGGCTAATTTGGAAGTATCTAAAAAGTCGACATCAACTGCTCGTAGCAGTAGATTGAACGTCAGTGGCAGCAGTATTAGTTCACAAGCAGGTAGTGAACGTAAAAGGTCGAGCAGTAGGACTTCTAGTGGTAAGAATGTCAAGAGTTCGAGTGATATCACGTCGGCGTCCAAGATCTTTAGGAATCTGTTGATACTAGAAGACGATTTAAGGCATCAAGCTCATAGGCAAAAAATCCTCAAATGGGAATTCACACTTTTCCTATCTTCATTGGCAGGGGTTGCTGGATTTGCATTTTATGAGTTGTATTTCACCCATGATGCCATTACAGGATTCCATAGGTTCATTTTACAGTTTCTGCTGCTGTTCATAGCCATTACTGTAGCTTTATTCCATCTAGGAGGTGAGTACAAGAGAACTATTGTCATTCCTCGAAGGTTCTTTACATCCACAAACAAGGGCGTTCGACAATTTAACGTTAAACTGGTTAAAGTTCATTCTACATGGAATGAACAGTTTACAGATTACGTCAGATTTGTTAGTCGTAATGTGGCATTCATAAACATCTACATGCTGACCAAGACTCTAAGGCTAAGTGAATCTAACGCCCTAGTGACATTTTGGAGGTCAGTAACTATACGATCACAACCTCGAATAGGTGCTGTCGACGTCAAACTGGTCCTCAATCCAAGGGCATTCAGTGCGGAGGTCAGAGAAGGTTGGGAAATCTACAGAGATGAATTCTGGGCTCGTGAAGGTGCAAGAAGACGTAAGACAAGACTGTAG
- the MDM10 gene encoding Mdm10p (similar to uniprot|P18409 Saccharomyces cerevisiae YAL010C MDM10 Subunit of the mitochondrial sorting and assembly machinery (SAM complex) has a role in assembly of the TOM complex which mediates protein import through the outer membrane required for normal mitochondrial morphology and inheritance): MLDYMDYVQRQFEKSTDWNYDNSYANILASSRNILDFPVPNQFKFQLSNNSTPHTFNTMEVFSRKIFNGSMTYLYTDAENMDKLVHDSNSISLQDVTDTYRYVQPYYTHKPSSNGDNHVRSLYYGKMSYPSPNLEAMLIKRLNESTQLTLQCVSSFNGFNILTGYWQHDTGRNRHEVIMSTNDLLCGYRYLHNFLGTPSKLKTSLYNNFSLSLGGEVWLGIVTLSPGCSTTLRYCTHSPTTGRPQTLTLTWNPLFGHISSTYTAKTSSSSTFSTKYDFNLYSIESNLSFGCEFWRRGYQESSPQLQEQINGHASEPKDRIMYYHMMAPDSRNSISPRANSPQERQLLEDLTIAFSSSLKKIDKEKSMIEQFENRINQSNFTSVWKLSTSSKDKNLRLLWEGKFKGFLLSAGTEFCKTNPRNEINEVPSTENKLTFYPNKFGIQLQYST; this comes from the coding sequence ATGCTAGACTATATGGATTACGTTCAGAGACAGTTTGAAAAGAGCACTGATTGGAATTACGATAATAGCTATGCCAATATTTTGGCCAGTTCGAGGAATATACTGGATTTCCCAGTCCCCAACCAGTTCAAGTTCCAACTATCGAACAATTCTACCCCTCATACGTTTAATACCATGGAAGTCTTTAGTAGAAAGATATTCAACGGTTCGATGACTTACCTATATACAGATGCTGAGAAcatggataaattggtaCACGATTCTAATTCTATCAGTTTACAAGATGTGACGGACACTTACAGATACGTACAACCTTATTACACGCATAAGCCCAGTTCTAATGGTGATAATCATGTCAGATCGCTTTACTATGGGAAAATGTCATATCCAAGTCCCAATCTGGAAGCCATGCTCATCAAAAGGCTCAATGAAAGTACGCAACTGACGTTACAATGCGTTAGTAGCTTTAATGGATTTAACATATTGACAGGTTATTGGCAACATGATACTGGTAGGAATAGACATGAAGTGATAATGTCCACCAATGACCTCTTATGTGGATACAGGTATCTACACAATTTCTTGGGGACACCTTCCAAGTTGAAGACATCATTGTACAATAATTTTAGCCTTTCTTTAGGTGGCGAAGTATGGTTAGGTATAGTTACTTTGAGTCCTGGATGTTCCACTACTCTAAGGTATTGCACACATTCACCCACCACTGGTAGACCACAGACTTTGACGCTAACGTGGAATCCACTTTTTGGTCACATTTCCTCCACTTATACCGCAAAGAcaagttcatcatcaacattttCTACCAAATACGATTTTAACCTGTACTCAATAGAATCAAACCTTTCATTTGGATGTGAATTTTGGCGCCGTGGGTACCAAGAAAGTTCACCTCAGttacaagaacaaattAATGGGCATGCGTCTGAACCTAAAGATCGTATAATGTACTACCACATGATGGCACCCGATAGTAGGAACTCAATATCACCAAGAGCCAATTCGCCACAAGAACGACAATTACTGGAAGATTTAACCATTGCATTCTCTTCGTCTTTAAAGAAGATcgacaaagaaaaatccATGATAGAACAGTTTGAGAATAGAATTAATCAATCAAATTTTACTAGCGTTTGGAAACTAAGTACCTCATCAAAAGATAAAAACCTACGACTGCTTTGGGAAGGTAAATTTAAAGGGTTTCTTCTCTCAGCAGGTACAGAATTCTGTAAGACTAATCCACGAAACGAAATTAATGAAGTTCCATCAACTGAAAATAAGTTAACATTTTATCCCAACAAATTTGGTATCCAATTACAATATTCTACTTAA